Proteins encoded by one window of Lathyrus oleraceus cultivar Zhongwan6 chromosome 1, CAAS_Psat_ZW6_1.0, whole genome shotgun sequence:
- the LOC127088118 gene encoding very-long-chain 3-oxoacyl-CoA reductase 1-like, producing MVKTAVVNFTGNLDEGVNRISETVERLDIGVLINNVGISHQYAILFHELDEELLNNLIMVNVVETTKVTHVVLHWMLKRKKGTIITIGYGANIVIPSDPFYVVYVITKG from the coding sequence ATGGTTAAAACCGCTGTCGTTAATTTTACGGGTAATCTCGACGAGGGTGTGAATAGAATTAGTGAAACGGTTGAAAGGTTGGATATCGGGGTGTTGATTAACAACGTGGGAATTTCTCACCAGTATGCGATATTATTCCATGAATTGGATGAAGAGCTTCTAAATAATTTGATTATGGTGAATGTTGTTGAAACTACTAAGGTTACACATGTTGTTTTACATTGGATGCTGAAGAGAAAGAAGGGAACGATTATTACCATTGGTTATGGTGCTAATATTGTTATTCCTTCTGATCCATTTTATGTTGTTTATGTTATCACTAAAGGGTGA